The Hemiscyllium ocellatum isolate sHemOce1 chromosome 19, sHemOce1.pat.X.cur, whole genome shotgun sequence genome has a segment encoding these proteins:
- the LOC132824723 gene encoding translocator protein-like — translation MPSTWVHAFGFTLLPNVGGIFGSRITRKEIAGWYATLKKPSWCPPNWVFGPVWTTLYTSMGYGSYLVWKELDGFTDKALIPLGLYGTQLVLNWAWTPIFFGAHKKGLAFIELVFVYATAAATTVTWYPINKTAAYLMVPYLAWLTLASALNYCVWRDNKDKDD, via the exons ATGCCATCAACTTGGGTACATGCTTTTGGTTTCACTTTATTGCCAAACGTGGGAGGAATTTTTGGTTCTCGGATAACACGGAAAGAAATTGCTGGTTGGTATGCAACTCTCAAAAAACCATCTTGGTGCCCCCCTAACTGGGTTTTTGGTCCCGTTTGGACAACTTTATACACTAGCATGGG TTATGGCTCCTACCTGGTGTGGAAGGAATTGGATGGATTCACTGATAAAGCATTGATCCCACTTGGTTTATATGGAACTCAACTTGTCCTTAACTGGGCATGGACTCCTATTTTCTTCGGGGCACACAAGAAGGGACTG GCTTTTATTGAACTAGTCTTCGTTTATGCTACAGCAGCAGCTACAACTGTGACTTGGTACCCCATCAACAAAACAGCTGCTTATCTAATGGTTCCTTATTTGGCCTGGTTGACTTTGGCTTCTGCTCTAAATTACTGCGTCTGGAGGGACAACAAGGATAAGGACGATTAG